The following is a genomic window from bacterium.
CTCGACGACGATGGCCTCGACGATGTAGCGATCGCGATTGGACATGACCACCTCCGGATTTGGTGGTGTCCACTATGTCTTGCGACATCTGTCCACTATGTGCTGAAACCACACACCTGCGCGAGCACCATGATGTCGCGTTTCTAAGTTCAAACCGACCCCAGATCTACTGCCCATGACGCGACGCGTCACGTGCAGTTGACAATCTGGCACTTTGAACAATCGCTGATCGTCCAGCTCTGGTCGACCGTCAGTGATGAGGTGCAGGCTCCTCAGGTCACGGCGATTGTGGAGGTCACCTTGGCATCGCCGCTTCCGATGCCGATGGTGTATCGCCCAGGCCCAGGCAGGACACCCTCCCATTGCCCCTCCGCTGGCCTGCCGTTTGGGAACGTGTAGCCGTACGTTCGCATCTGCACCAGCTGGCCGCCGCTGTCTAGGACGAGGACAGGCCATAACTCGACCTGACTGCTTGCAGGATCGGCAAAGCTGCCGGCCGCGATCCTTGCGTGGGCTCGATGGTTCGCGCCGCCGCTGACCAGCCAGCGCAGCTTGAGCAGTTGGCCGCTCAGTTGGGCGGAGGTGAAGGTGTATGTGGTGTCGCCGCGGATGACCGAAGCCGGCAGCGGCAGCGCCTTGCCGGGTGCTTGAGTGATCACGAAGTGGAGGTCCCAACTGCCCGACACAATGCTGCCGTCTCGGAATGTGGGCAGGAGCTCCGTCACGTGCAACGTGAGGCGGGCACCAATCGTGGCGGCGGGTGGCTGCAGCGGCTCGAACTCCGTAGCTCCCGGCGAGTACACGCGATTGTATTGGCGCCCGAACTGATCGCTCAGGGTGGCGTCCAGGTCGTAAGTGTGAGAGGTCTTGGAGGGAACCGCCAGCGGCTGGTCATCAATCTCGATCAAGGTCAGCGTCCTCAAGGGGTCGGCGTAGGCCCCAATTAAGTGCAACTTGTGGCCGTTAGCCACAGCGACGTCGTCCACCCCATTGATCGCCCCAGGATCCAGGCCGATGTACTTGAGCACGGGCGTGGAGACAGACCCCACGAATGGCGCTCTCGCCAGGGCACTGCCATAGACAGGGATGAAGTAGACGAGCCCGACGTTCACGATCAAAAGCAGCATGATGGCGGCCACCGCTAGCGCAGGCAGCCGAGTCGGCCGCCAGATAGAGCGCGAGTGCACGCGAGGCATCGTGCGCCCCTGCCTTGGTCGCGTGTCACCAGCTTCGAGAAGAGTCGACCGCAGTCGTTGCGCCGCCCCGAGCGATGGCTCAGCGTCGAAGGCCAGATGGAAGTGTTCGGCCACGTACTTCTCGTCGATCATGCGATCACCTCTTGCATCTGCAGCATTGGTCTCAGCCGTTTGAGAGCGCGTTCGGTTCGGGTGCGAGCCGCTTTCGTTGAGACGCCTAGCTGCAGACCGATTTCCTCGTAGGAGAGATCCACATAAAAGCGCAGGATCAGAATGACTCGCTCGTGGTGTGACAGGCGTTTGAGCGCAGCCCTCAGCTCGAGCGACGCCACTGCATCGGGTTGCTCCTGGACCTCTTGTCGTCGCACCTCGGGCACACGAAGCACCGACCACCACCGTCGCCCTGTAGCCGACCGGCACTCGTTGGCCACTATCCCCAGGAACCACGGCTTGAATGGCGACCCCTCATGGAGCTGGCCAATTTTGCGCCATGCCTTGAATGCCGCTTCCTGGACGGCATCCTCAGCCGCGTTGACGTCGTGGAGAAGAGCAAACGCAAGCCTGAACGCCGAGTCGTACTC
Proteins encoded in this region:
- a CDS encoding RNA polymerase sigma factor, producing MLVANPQDLAALAELITAEYDSAFRLAFALLHDVNAAEDAVQEAAFKAWRKIGQLHEGSPFKPWFLGIVANECRSATGRRWWSVLRVPEVRRQEVQEQPDAVASLELRAALKRLSHHERVILILRFYVDLSYEEIGLQLGVSTKAARTRTERALKRLRPMLQMQEVIA